From the genome of Alicyclobacillus curvatus, one region includes:
- a CDS encoding Tn3 family transposase translates to MYTRVRELLTPEERLKYMEIPNGIDEWTLGTHFTFTSHDIEVIQRHRRDYNRLGFAVQLCVLRYLGWTLSDVRNIPERALSYVAKQIRVNASEFQTYFQREATRYEHLEEIRREYGFSTFTPSEYRWLSKLLTEHAMVNGSPLHLIQIGLDELRRRKVILPAMATIERAVWEARKRTEDRIFKVLSASLTDSQMLSLDGLLSLMPSTNKTYLAWLQEVPGQSSPDTFLKVVEKLEYVRALKLQVDTQGIHLNRLRQLSKIGSRYEPRSFRRFNDPKKYAILAAYLLDLIQDLTDQAFEIHDRQIMSLLSKGRKAQEEVQKQNGKSINEKVVHFASLGDALIKARNEGVDPFVALEAVMPWDKLVASVEEAKSLARPVDYDYLDLLEKKFYSLRKYTPTLLKSLEFRSTRSAESLMRAVDIIRDMNESGKRKVPEDAPLEFVSNRWQKHVYDDDGTINRHYYEMAVLTELRNYVRSGDVSIVGSRQHKDFDEYLVSTEDWARLEPTQARFAVSISANEYLEERMESLSKRLEWVSSNIEGLEGVDLEHGTLHVDRLEKDVPEEARDFSVSLYELLPRIKLTDLLMDVARWTGFHEQFVHASTNRMPNEEETTVVMATLMAMGTNVGLTKMAESTPGISYRQMANVAQWRLYEDAMNKAQAVLVNFHHRLALPSYWGDGTTSSSDGMRVPIGVSALHADANPHYGHGKGATIYRFVSDQFSSFYTKVINTNARDAVHVIDGLLHHETDLAIEEHYTDTAGYTDQVFGLTHLLGFHFAPRLRDLSDSKLFSFGKAADFPKLEKLLRGQINTKVIRENYDDVLRLAYSIREGTVSASLIMGKLGSYARQNRLATALREMGRIEKTIFILDYISSEALRRKINRGLNKGEAMNAIARAIFFGKRGELRERALQDQLQRASALNILINAISVWNTVYLTKAMEFKKAQGGLREELLHHISPLGWEHINFLGEYTFNVSQPRDLDSLRPLRVQAPAP, encoded by the coding sequence ATGTATACCCGTGTCAGAGAGCTGCTAACCCCAGAAGAACGATTGAAATACATGGAGATTCCGAACGGCATTGATGAATGGACGTTAGGGACACACTTCACATTTACGTCGCATGATATCGAAGTGATTCAACGTCACCGCAGAGACTACAACCGTCTCGGGTTTGCCGTACAGTTGTGTGTACTGCGGTATCTGGGCTGGACACTTTCCGATGTGCGGAACATACCTGAACGAGCCCTCAGCTATGTCGCCAAGCAGATTCGCGTAAATGCCTCCGAATTCCAAACTTACTTTCAAAGAGAGGCAACGAGATATGAACATTTAGAAGAAATTCGTCGGGAGTATGGATTCTCCACCTTCACACCCAGCGAATATCGTTGGCTCTCGAAACTGTTGACGGAACATGCGATGGTCAACGGCAGCCCGTTACATCTCATTCAGATTGGTTTAGATGAGCTGCGTAGGCGCAAAGTGATCTTGCCTGCGATGGCAACCATCGAAAGGGCCGTATGGGAAGCACGGAAACGAACGGAGGATAGGATTTTCAAGGTACTCAGCGCTTCATTGACAGACAGTCAAATGCTTAGTTTGGATGGCTTACTATCCCTGATGCCTAGTACCAATAAAACGTATTTGGCTTGGTTACAGGAGGTCCCTGGCCAGTCCTCTCCGGATACGTTTCTAAAGGTTGTCGAAAAACTTGAGTATGTCCGAGCACTGAAGCTCCAAGTAGATACCCAGGGGATTCATCTAAACCGGCTACGACAATTATCTAAAATTGGCTCGCGGTACGAGCCGCGATCATTCCGTCGATTCAATGACCCCAAGAAATACGCTATACTCGCGGCTTACCTACTTGATTTGATTCAAGACCTGACCGATCAGGCATTCGAAATACACGACAGGCAGATTATGTCTCTGTTATCAAAGGGAAGAAAGGCACAGGAGGAAGTTCAGAAACAAAACGGAAAGTCCATCAACGAAAAGGTCGTTCATTTTGCCAGTTTAGGGGATGCACTGATAAAGGCTCGTAACGAAGGAGTGGACCCGTTTGTCGCGCTAGAAGCCGTTATGCCGTGGGACAAGCTGGTTGCTTCCGTGGAGGAGGCAAAAAGCCTTGCACGACCGGTTGATTACGATTACTTAGACTTGCTGGAGAAGAAGTTCTACTCACTTCGGAAGTACACTCCAACGTTGCTGAAGTCCCTAGAATTCCGCTCAACTAGGTCTGCGGAATCCCTGATGAGAGCGGTTGACATCATCCGCGACATGAACGAATCCGGAAAACGCAAAGTACCAGAAGACGCACCCCTTGAATTTGTGTCGAATCGCTGGCAAAAGCATGTCTATGACGATGATGGAACCATTAACCGTCATTATTATGAGATGGCGGTTCTTACCGAACTGCGAAACTATGTCCGTTCCGGGGATGTATCCATTGTTGGGAGTCGACAACACAAGGACTTCGATGAGTATCTGGTCTCTACGGAAGATTGGGCAAGGCTTGAGCCAACTCAGGCTCGATTTGCGGTGAGTATATCCGCCAATGAGTATCTGGAAGAGCGTATGGAATCATTGTCAAAACGCTTAGAATGGGTATCGTCTAACATCGAGGGGCTGGAAGGTGTAGACCTGGAGCACGGAACACTGCACGTAGACCGGTTGGAGAAGGACGTTCCAGAAGAAGCCAGAGATTTTAGTGTATCGTTGTACGAGTTGCTTCCACGCATTAAACTTACTGATCTCCTCATGGATGTAGCCCGTTGGACTGGATTTCACGAACAGTTTGTTCATGCTTCCACCAACCGTATGCCGAACGAAGAGGAAACCACCGTAGTGATGGCCACCCTTATGGCGATGGGAACAAACGTAGGCCTCACAAAGATGGCTGAATCTACACCAGGAATTTCGTATCGGCAGATGGCAAATGTAGCACAATGGCGGCTCTACGAGGATGCGATGAATAAAGCTCAAGCTGTACTGGTGAACTTTCATCACCGCTTAGCCCTACCGTCCTATTGGGGCGATGGAACCACGTCGTCATCAGATGGCATGCGCGTACCGATAGGAGTATCTGCACTACACGCAGATGCCAACCCTCATTACGGCCATGGTAAGGGAGCGACCATTTACCGCTTTGTCAGCGACCAGTTTTCAAGTTTTTACACTAAGGTGATTAACACAAACGCTAGGGACGCGGTGCATGTCATTGATGGGCTGTTACACCATGAAACGGATTTGGCTATTGAAGAACACTACACGGATACAGCCGGTTACACGGACCAGGTTTTTGGTTTGACGCACCTACTTGGATTTCATTTTGCACCTCGCTTACGTGATTTATCAGATTCCAAGCTCTTCTCCTTTGGTAAAGCAGCTGATTTCCCCAAACTTGAGAAGCTGCTGCGTGGTCAAATCAATACAAAAGTCATTCGGGAGAATTACGACGATGTATTGAGATTAGCGTATTCGATTCGGGAGGGCACCGTCTCTGCTTCGCTCATCATGGGGAAGCTCGGATCCTACGCACGGCAGAATCGCTTGGCCACGGCGCTTCGGGAAATGGGTCGGATAGAAAAGACGATCTTCATTTTGGACTACATTTCGAGCGAAGCCCTACGAAGGAAAATCAATCGTGGATTGAATAAAGGCGAGGCGATGAACGCTATAGCCAGAGCGATATTCTTTGGCAAGCGTGGAGAACTGCGCGAACGTGCACTCCAAGACCAACTCCAACGGGCTAGTGCGCTCAATATTCTAATCAATGCGATCAGCGTGTGGAATACGGTTTACTTGACCAAAGCAATGGAATTCAAAAAGGCACAAGGTGGTCTCCGGGAGGAACTATTGCATCATATTTCCCCACTAGGCTGGGAACACATTAATTTCTTAGGCGAATACACATTCAACGTAAGTCAACCAAGAGATCTGGACTCACTGCGTCCGCTTCGTGTTCAAGCGCCAGCACCTTAG